Proteins from a single region of Equus asinus isolate D_3611 breed Donkey chromosome 17, EquAss-T2T_v2, whole genome shotgun sequence:
- the LOC139040621 gene encoding olfactory receptor 9G4 → MEVGNRTTLTEFILLGFSANPQWQLILFGIFLTLYLITLSGNMTLVILIHIDSHLHTPMYFFIGNLSFLDFWYTSVYTPKILAICISEDKRISLAGCGAQLFFSCVVAYTECYLLAVMAYDRHMAICNPLLYSSTMSSSLCTGLVAGSYVGGLLNAIAHTANTFHLSFCDENIIDHFFCDAPPLVKMSCTETHVYEKVLLGVVGFTVLSSILAILISYFNILLAILRIQTASGRYKAFSTCASHLVSVMLFYGSLLFMYSRPSSSYSLEKDKVAALFYTVVNPLLNPLIYSMRNKDVKEAFWKTMQTLRPQR, encoded by the coding sequence ATGGAAGTCGGAAATCGCACCACCCTGACTGAATTCATCTTGCTGGGCTTCTCAGCAAACCCCCAGTGGCAACTGATTCTATTTGGAATATTTCTGACACTCTACTTGATAACACTGTCAGGGAACATGACCCTGGTTATCTTAATCCATATTGATTCCCACCTGCACACGCCTATGTATTTTTTCATCGGCAATCTGTCATTTTTGGATTTCTGGTACACCTCTGTGTATACTCCTAAAATCCTGGCCATTTGTATCTCAGAAGATAAGCGCATTTCCTTGGCTGGATGTGGAGCccagttgtttttttcttgtgttgtcgCCTACACTGAGTGCTATCTCCTAGCagtcatggcctatgaccgccACATGGCTATCTGTAATCCATTACTTTATTCAAGTACTATGTCCAGTTCTCTCTGTACCGGACTTGTTGCTGGCTCCTATGTAGGAGGGCTCTTGAATGCAATAGCCCATACTGCCAATACTTTCCATCTGAGTTTCTGTGATGAAAATATCATTGATCACTTCTTCTGTGATGCACCACCATTGGTAAAAATGTCTTGTACAGAAACTCACGTCTATGAAAAAGTCCTTCTGGGTGTGGTGGGATTCACAGTCCTCTCCAGCATTCTTGCCATCCtgatttcttatttcaacatactTCTAGCTATCCTGAGGATCCAAACAGCCTCAGGAAGGTacaaggccttctccacctgtgcttCTCACCTAGTTTCAGTCATGCTTTTCTATGGATCCTTGCTCTTCATGTATTCAAGGCCAAGTTCCAGCTACTCCCTGGAGAAAGACAAAGTGGCTGCTTTGTTCTACACTGTGGTCAACCCATTGCTCAATCCTCTCATCTATAGCATGAGAAACAAAGACGTCAAAGAGGCCTTCTGGAAAACCATGCAGACCCTAAGGCCACAGAGATGA
- the LOC139040622 gene encoding olfactory receptor 9G19-like yields the protein MDEKNFTKVKEFILLGFTVDLRLQRVLFLIFLIIYILSLFGNITLVSLICADSRLHTPMYFFIGNLSFLDLWYSSVYAPKILMTCISDDKSISFAGCLAQFFFSAGLAYSECYLLAVMAYDRYVAISKPLIYSQAMSASLCASLVATSYIGGFLNSTIITSETFTLSFCGNNIIDDFFCDLPPLAKLACDMKESYQAVLYFILASNVITPSMLIIASYLFIIAAILNILSTQGRLKAFSTCSSHLTAVTLYYGSILFIYSRPSTSYALERDKAVSVFYTVVIPMLNPLIYSLRNKDVKKALNKMLDSVNSF from the coding sequence ATGGATGAGAAAAATTTCACCAAAGTGAAAGAGTTCATACTTTTGGGGTTCACAGTGGATTTGCGGTTACAGAGAGTGCTCTTTCTTATCTTCCTTATTATTTACATCCTCAGTCTCTTTGGGAACATCACTCTGGTTTCTCTGATCTGTGCTGATTCTcggctccacacacccatgtatttcttcATTGGAAACCTGTCATTCTTGGATCTATGGTACTCTTCTGTCTATGCCCCCAAAATTCTGATGACCTGCATCTCTGATGACAAAAGCATCTCGTTTGCTGGCTGCCTAGCTCAGTTCTTCTTCTCAGCTGGTCTGGCTTATAGTGAATGTTACCTTTTGGCTGTCATGGcttatgaccgctatgtggccatctctAAGCCCTTGATTTATTCCCAGGCTATGTCTGCAAGTTTATGTGCCAGTCTTGTTGCAACTTCATACATAGGTGGCTTTCTTAATTCAACCATCATCACTAGTGAGACATTTACCCTGAGCTTCTGTGGCAACAACATCATTGATGATTTCTTCTGTGATCTGCCCCCACTTGCAAAGTTGGCCTGTGATATGAAGGAGAGCTACCAGGCTGTGCTCTATTTCATACTTGCCTCCAATGTCATCACTCCTTCCATGCTTATTATTGCCTCCTACCTCTTCATTATTGCTGCCATCTTGAACATCCTCTCCACCCAAGGGCGCCTCAAGGCCTTCTCCACTTGTAGCTCTCACTTGACAGCTGTCACCTTGTACTATGGTTCAATTCTCTTCATTTACTCCCGACCAAGTACTAGCTATGCATTGGAAAGGGACAAAGCTGTGTCGGTGTTCTATACTGTGGTGATTCCAATGTTGAATCCCTTGATCTATAGCTTAAGgaataaagatgttaaaaaagCCCTGAATAAAATGTTAGACTCAGTAaactctttttaa